The Plectropomus leopardus isolate mb chromosome 15, YSFRI_Pleo_2.0, whole genome shotgun sequence genome has a segment encoding these proteins:
- the LOC121954680 gene encoding dual specificity protein phosphatase 13-like isoform X2, with product MADIKPVSEVGCDSRNLEQINVSDTDPEEEEKCTCAGEDSKETSEKIPSLQELEEVLHSAPRSCRHGDEVWPSLYLGDMFMSHDKLGLWQLGITHVLNASHGKLCCKGSDDFYGTTVKYYGVPANDLPTFDLSPFFYPAAEFIHQALTSGGKVFVHCAVGVSRSAALVLAYLMIQHHLSLLSSVRCVQQKRWIFPNRGFLRQLIVLDRKLQDERLWW from the exons ATGGCAGACATAAAACCAGTCTCTGAGGTGGGATGTGATTCACGAAACTTGGAGCAAATAAACGTCAGCGACACAGacccagaagaagaagaaaagtgcACATGTGCGGGAGAAGATTCAAAGGAGACGAGTGAGAAGATCCCTTCTCtccaggagctggaggaggttTTACACTCAGCTCCACGCTCCTGTCGCCACGGAGATGAGGTTTGGCCAAGCCTGTATCTGGGGGACAT GTTTATGTCTCATGACAAACTCGGGCTGTGGCAGCTGGGCATCACTCATGTACTGAACGCATCTCATGGAAAACTTTGCTGTAAGGGCAGTGATGACTTTTATGGAACTACGGTGAAATACTACGGCGTCCCAGCCAACGATTTGCCAACATTTGACCTTTCACCCTTTTTCTACCCTGCTGCTGAGTTCATCCATCAGGCTTTGACATCAGGAG GGAAGGTGTTTGTTCACTGTGCTGTGGGCGTGAGTCGCTCGGCTGCGCTGGTCCTAGCCTACCTGATGATTCAACACCACCTCAGTCTTCTGTCCTCTGTGCGCTGTGTGCAACAGAAACGCTGGATTTTCCCAAACAGAGGCTTCCTGCGACAGCTCATAGTCCTGGACAGAAAACTGCAGGACGAAAG ACTCTGGTGGTGA
- the LOC121954680 gene encoding dual specificity protein phosphatase 13-like isoform X1, whose amino-acid sequence MADIKPVSEVGCDSRNLEQINVSDTDPEEEEKCTCAGEDSKETSEKIPSLQELEEVLHSAPRSCRHGDEVWPSLYLGDMFMSHDKLGLWQLGITHVLNASHGKLCCKGSDDFYGTTVKYYGVPANDLPTFDLSPFFYPAAEFIHQALTSGGKVFVHCAVGVSRSAALVLAYLMIQHHLSLLSSVRCVQQKRWIFPNRGFLRQLIVLDRKLQDERLSKPK is encoded by the exons ATGGCAGACATAAAACCAGTCTCTGAGGTGGGATGTGATTCACGAAACTTGGAGCAAATAAACGTCAGCGACACAGacccagaagaagaagaaaagtgcACATGTGCGGGAGAAGATTCAAAGGAGACGAGTGAGAAGATCCCTTCTCtccaggagctggaggaggttTTACACTCAGCTCCACGCTCCTGTCGCCACGGAGATGAGGTTTGGCCAAGCCTGTATCTGGGGGACAT GTTTATGTCTCATGACAAACTCGGGCTGTGGCAGCTGGGCATCACTCATGTACTGAACGCATCTCATGGAAAACTTTGCTGTAAGGGCAGTGATGACTTTTATGGAACTACGGTGAAATACTACGGCGTCCCAGCCAACGATTTGCCAACATTTGACCTTTCACCCTTTTTCTACCCTGCTGCTGAGTTCATCCATCAGGCTTTGACATCAGGAG GGAAGGTGTTTGTTCACTGTGCTGTGGGCGTGAGTCGCTCGGCTGCGCTGGTCCTAGCCTACCTGATGATTCAACACCACCTCAGTCTTCTGTCCTCTGTGCGCTGTGTGCAACAGAAACGCTGGATTTTCCCAAACAGAGGCTTCCTGCGACAGCTCATAGTCCTGGACAGAAAACTGCAGGACGAAAGGTTGagtaaaccaaaataa